ACCATCTCAAACTCTTTACTAAAAACATAACGCTGTGCTTCTTTGGATAATGATTTCGTTTCCTGATACATGATTGTTAATTCATCTACCATGCTATCGATTTGTAAAAAATACTCACGAATCATTTCTTTTAACTCTTCTATCGTTCCTGCCTTTATCTCATAGCTTGATAGACGTTCCATCGCATGGTGGTAGATGCTATCACAAACGAGGTATAGTACATCTTCTTTTGTACGAATATATTCATATAATGTACCGATACTAAAACCTGCTGCTTTAGCGATTTCTCTTGTAGTAGCACGATGGAATCCTTTTTCTTTAAATAATTTAATAGCACCTTGAATCATTTGTTCTCGGCGAATGGCAATGAGATTTTCGTCTTTCACGGTTGACTGGACTTGGGGTCTTTTGTTCTTTTCTGTCATAAATTATTTCGTCAACATACGCGAGATAACAAGACGTTGAATCTCTTGTGTACCTTCGTAAATTTGAGTGATTTTCGCATCACGCATAAAGCGTTCTACTGGATAATCTTTCGTGTAACCATAACCACCAAAGACTTGAACTGCCTCAGTTGTGACGCTCATTGCTGTATCACCAGCCATTAACTTTGCCATTGCCGATGCCTTACCGTAAGGAAGATTGTTTGTCTCTAACCAAGCAGCTTGGTATGTAAGCAGACGAGATGCTTCAATTTGCGTTGCCATATCCGCTAATTTAAAGGACACACCTTGGTTTGCAGTAATTGGCTTACCGAATTGTACACGCTCTTTGGCATATTCAACCGCAGCATCTAAAGCACCTTGCGCAATTCCTACTGCTTGAGCTGCAATGCCGTTACGTCCACCATCAAGTGTTGTCATTGCAATTTTAAAGCCGTCTCCTTCAGCCCCAAGTAAGTTTTCTTTTGGTACACGGCAGTTATCGAAAATAATTTCTGTTGTCGGTGATGAACGAATCCCTAGTTTTTTCTCCTTTTTACCGACTGAAAAACCTGCAAAACCTGCTTCAACGATAAAAGCGGACGTGCCGTTTTTCGCTTCTGGGTCTGTTACTGCAAATACGATATATGTATCTGCTACGCCACCGTTTGTAATAAAAATCTTTGAACCATTTAGAATATAATCATCGCCATCGCGTTTTGCATACGTTCTCATACCACCAGCATCCGAACCAGAACCTGGCTCTGTTAAACCATAAGCACCGATATGTTTGCCTTCTGCCATTGGTCGCAGGTACTTTTGTTTTTGTTCTTCAGTACCAAATTTATATAGCGGCCAACCTGCTAAAGAAGTATGAGCAGATAATGTTACCCCTGTCGAAGCACATACACGAGATAATTCTTCAACAGCAATGACATAGGCAAGGTAGTCAAAGCCTGCACCACCATATTCTTCTGGCCACGGAATACCTGTTAAGCCTAATTCAGCCATCTTATCAAAAATGGCACGATCAAATTCTTCATTTTCATCGCGTTCTGCGGCTGTTGGTGCTACCTCATTTAAAGCAAAGTCGCGAATCATTTCACGTAATTGTTCATGTTCTTCTGTTAATTGAAAGTTCATTGTCCATTTCCCCTTTAATTTTAATGAAGTTCGCCTGTTCCTTTATTGAATTGCCTATAAATACGTGTGCATAAACTAAATTCTTTTACGAATGTTGGCACTCTATTAAATTAAATATTTACTAATCACTAGTTTTTGAATTTCACTTGTACCTTCGTAAATTTCTGTCACTTTAGCATCACGGAAATAACGTTCTACTGGATAATCCTCGGTGTAACCGTAGCCACCAAAAATTTGTACGGCTTCAATCGCTGTTTGTACAGCTGTTCGAGAAGCAAAGAGTTTTGCCATTGATGCCTCTGCTCCACATGGTAAACCTTTCGCACGTAAATCAGCTGCACGATACACAAGCAATTTTGCCGCTTCTACAGCCGTTGCCATATCGGCTAGCTTAAAGCCAACTCCTTGCTGTACGGCGATTGGTTTGCCAAATTGCACACGCTCTTTGGCGTATGCAGTCGCTGCTTCAAGAGCTGCTTCAGCGATTCCTAAAGCTTGTGCCGCGATTCCTATGCGCCCCACATCCAAATTTGCCATTGCGATTTTGAAGCCCTCTCCTTCTTCCCCTAGAAGGTTAGCGACCGGAATTCGACAGTTATCAAATGTTAATTGGACCGTACGTGAACCATGTAGCCCCATTTTGTGCTCATCCTTGCCTATAATTAGGCCCGGCGTACCCTTTTCAACAATAAATGCTGAAATGCCACGTGTTTTTGCAGCTTGATTAGTGGAGGCAAAAACGATATAAACATCTGCTTCGCCTCCGTTTGTAATAAATACTTTTGAGCCGTTAATGACATATTCATCACCATCACGTACTGCTTTTGACTGTAAAGAGCCTGCATCCGAACCCGCACTTGGCTCTGTTAAACAAAATGCCCCTAAATATTCACCTGCTGCTAGCTTCGGAACATAACGTTGTTTTTGCTCATCGTTACCAAAATAAATAATTGGGTTTGTACCTACAGACGTATGTACTGATAATATAACACCCATCACTGCGCTCACTTTTGATAATTCATTGATTGCGATAATATACGAAGTAAAATCCATCGCAGAGCCACCTAGTTCTTCTGGGGTTGTGATGCCCATTAAACCTAATTCACCCATTTGTGTAAGCAGTTCACGCGGAAACTCACCAGCCTCCATTCGTTCTACCCACGGTGCGATTTTCTCCTGTGAGAAATCGCGCACCATATCACGCATCATTAATTGCTCATCCGTAAATTGTAAATGCATCTATAATGTCACCCCTCTATGCTGTCACGTAGCATTACACATTAACATACTTTTAGCAAAAGCCCTCTAAATGTAACGCCTAGCTAAAGTAAGTTAAGACCTCGATGGCTAGCACAAATTTTATTGAGCCTGCACTCCAAAATCTGAACACCATTACGCCTAGGTGTAATTATTCTGAATATCCCATCCCCATAGGACTATTCGTAAACGTAAAAGCCTCTTCCTGATTTTTTACCTAGCCAACCTGCTGCTACATATTTGCGTAATAAAGGACAAGGTCTGTACTTACTATCACCTAGGCCCTCATGTAAAATTTCCATAATAGATAAACATGTATCTAAGCCGATAAAGTCTGCTAATGTTAATGGCCCCATCGGATGATTCATGCCCAGCTTCATCACATCGTCGATCGCTTCTTTCGATGCAACTCCCTCATATAATGCATAAATTGCTTCATTAATCATCGGCAGTAAAATGCGGTTTGCAATAAAGCCTGGGAAATCATTTACTTCCACTGGTGTTTTTGCTAACTTTACAGTCATTTCTTCCACAGCTTTGTAAACCTCGTCAGCCGTCGCTAAACCTCTAATAATTTCGACAAGCTTCATAACAGGTACTGGGTTCATAAAGTGCATCCCGATTACTTGCTCTGGCCGGTTTGTGACTGCTGCAATTTCTGTAATCGGCAGAGATGATGTATTTGTCGCCAGTATGGCGTGAGCAGGTGCAATTGTATCTAATTGCTTGAAAATGGATTGCTTCACTTCCATATTTTCAACTGCTGCCTCGATAATAATATCAACATCACTAGCATCCTTTAAATCTAGTGACATCTGAATGCGACTTAGAATAGCCATTTTTTCATCTGCTGTTTTACGACCCTTTTCAACATCACGTGTTAAGTTTTTTGTGATAACGCTTAATCCACGCTCAAAAAAGGATTGCTGTATATCATTCAATAACACGTCATAGCCAGCTTGTGCACAAACTTGCGCAATCCCTGAACCCATTTGCCCTGCACCAATTACCATTACTTTTTGAATTCCCATTATTCATGTCCCCTTTGTTTTGGTACTTCAATCATTATGGCATCGCCTTGCCCGCCACCTGAACAAATTGCCGCAATCCCGATTCCACCACCACGGCGTTTTAATTCATGTGCCAGTGTTAAGATAATGCGTGCACCGGATGCGCCAATCGGATGACCTAGGGCTACTGCACCACCGTTGACATTTACTTTTTCTGCATCAAGATTTGCCAACTGATTGCTAATAAGCGCTACTGCTGCAAAGGCTTCGTTGATTTCAATTAAATCGATGTCTGCTAATGATTTCCCCGTCTTTTTTAGTAGGCTGTTAATCACAAGACCTGGTGTTTGCGGGAAATTTTCTGGTTCAATTGCCAGTTCTGCATGACCGATAATGACAGCAAGTGGCTCTCTACCTTCCCGTATTGCGCGGTCTTCATTCATGATGACAAGAGCACATGCGCCATCATTGACACCTGGTGCATTGCCTGCTGTTATGGAACCATCCTTTTCAAAGGCTGGCTTGAGCTTAGAGAGCACTTCCTGCGTAGTGCCAGGTCTTGGTGCTTCGTCGGTATTGACTACAAGCGGATCACCCTTACGTTGTGCGATTTGTACAGGCACAATCTCCTCGGCAAAATAACCTTGTTCAATGGCTGCAATCGCACGTTCATGACTGCGGACAGCCCACGCATCTTGTTCTTGACGACTTAAGGAAAATTCACCTGCTGCCTTATTACCGTAGCTCCCCATAGGTGGTCTTGCCTGATTAAAGGCACAAGTTAAACCGTCATAAAGCATGCCGTCTACCATTGTTGAATCGCCCATTCGTAAACCTGTGCGACCATTTTGAAGATAATACGGTGCATTTGACATCGATTCCATACCACCAGCAATCATTACTTCTTCGTCCCCTAAACGAATTAACTGATCGGCTAATGTTACTGCGCGCATCCCCGACGCACAAACTTTATTAATCGTTTCAGTTTTGACTGCTACTGGTAATTCTGCCTTCAGTGAAGCCTGTCTTGATGGTATTTGTCCTTGCCCACCTTGTAAAACTGACCCTAAAATTACTTCACCTACTGCATCTGGAGCGATATTTGCCTTTTCCAATGCGCCTTTAATGGCGATAGCACCTAAGTCACTGGCGCTAAGAGTGGAAAGTGAACCACCAAATTTACCAAATGCCGTTCTTGCTCCTGCTAATATTACAGCTCTATTCAAGTAAAACACCCCTTTTGTTTTACGTTACTCGAAGAAGTATCAAAGCGATCATTGTTGACTGAACGCTCGCTCGACTCTTCTCGATAAAAAATGGGAGTTTTTTAATAACTCCCATTTCCAATTAATCTTATTCTACAAAACAATTAATTATTGTGCAATTTATATTTTTCAGATAAAGAAAATATTTCTACAATAATTATCATTTCTCTGCGTTTAGCTCTTCATTCTTGTCTTGCTCTTGTGAGTCAACAGATGCTACCACTTCTTCTAGCATTTCTTCTGTTAGTTCATCAACATTGTCTGCAACAGTTTTCACTTTTTCCCCAAACACAGAGCGTTCTAGTAATTCTGCTACATCGAATGTGCTGATAGTATCTTCAACCTCTTTTGCCTTTGTACCGTCCTCTAACATCGTTAAACAGTATGGGCATCCTGAAGAAATAACTGAAGCATTCGTTGCTAACGCCTGCTCTGTTCGTGCTACATTGATGCGATTGCCAACATGCTCTTCCATCCACATTAAGCCACCACCTGCGCCACAGCACATGGCTGTTTCACGATTGCGTTCCATTTCCACCAGCTTCACACCTGGAATGCCTCGTAAAATTTCACGTGGCGCATCGTAGACATCATTGTAACGACCTAAATAACAAGAGTCGTGGAAGACAATTGTTTCCTCTACTTCATAGTTCAGTACTAAACGATTTTCTTCAATCAATTGATTTAGTAATTCCGTATGGTGATAGACTTCGCCTTTCCAACCAAAATCTTGATATTCATTTTTAAAGATATTATATGCGTGCGGATCAATTGTGACGATTTTCTTTACATCATTTTTCTCAAACTCATCAATATTGGCTGTTGCCAACTCTTGGAATAAAAATTCATTTCCTAAACGACGTGGTGTATCCCCTGAGTTTTTCTCTTTATTTCCTAGAATTGCAAACTTCACGCCCGCTTCGTTCATTAGACGGCAGAAAGCTAAAGCAATTTTTTGAGAGCGATTATCAAAAGCACCCATAGAGCCTACCCACAACAAGTACTCCATTTCCTCGCCTGATTTTTTCAGTTCCTTCACGGTTGGAATATGGATTGTTGGGTCTAAATCACGCCAGTTTTCTTTTTCTTTTCGATTTAGTCCCCAAGGATTTCCTTGGCGTTCAATGTTTGTCATTGCTCGCTGTGCATCTGAGTTTACTTTTCCTTCCGTCATCGTTAAGTAGCGACGTAAGTCAATGATTTTATCGACATGCTCGTTCATAACAGGACATTGATCTTCACAGTTACGGCAAGTCGTACATGCCCAAATCTCTTCCTCGGTAATGACATCCCCGATTAATGATGGACTATAAATATCCTCAATTACTGCCCCTTCAGCACCTGCTGCCATTGCAAGCTGATTGCCCTTTGTATTTGCAAAAAATTGATAAGGCACCCACGGTTTTTGCTTTGTTACAACCGCACCCGTAAATGTTAAATGATCCCGAAGCTTGACGATTAAATCCATTGGTGAAAGCATTTTGCCAGTTCCTGTTGCTGGGCACATATTTGTACAACGGCCACATTCTACACAAGAATATAAATCTAGCATTTGTTTTTGCGTAAAGTCTTGAATACGTCCTACCCCGATAGATGGGATATCGTCTTCACTTTCAGCATTTTCACCAGCTTCCTCAAGCGCCTCGAAGTCGATTGGCGTTAACGTACCTGTGCGATCTAAGCGGTTCATATACACATTGATAGGGCTGACAATCAAGTGGAAATGCTTCGATTGCGGTACATAAATTAAAAACGTTAATAATATTAATAAATGAGCCCACCATGCTATATAGAAAACAGTTGCTGCTGCAGACGTTGGTAAAAAACTAAAAATTGCTGCAATGCTAGAAGCAACAGGCTCTGTGTACGTTAAACCTTCGCCATGCCAGATAAGACCCATACCGTTTGCCAGCAATGTTGAAAGCATTAAGCCACCAATAAAAATCAATACAAGACCATTTTTCCAGCCTCGTTTTAGACGTACTAGTTTTTCCACATAGCGACGATAAAATGCCCAGACAACCGCCACTAAAATCATTAATACTACTAGCTCTTGGAAGAATGTGAATACACCATAGAACATGCCAAGTGGTAAATGAGAGCCTGGTACTAACCCCTTCCAAATTAAATCGATAGCCCCTAACTGAACCATTAAGAAACCATAAAAGAACATCACGTGAATTAAACCACTTTTAGGATCCTTTAACAGCTTATTTTGACCAAACACATTCACCATTAAATAACGAATGCGTTCTTGGACACTTTCATCAAACTCAACCTTTTTCCCCAATTGCACAAATTTATAGCGTGTTTTTAACAGATAGATAAATAACCCTACTGCATAAAGCACAACCACGACTGTTAGAACAATGTTTGCAATTACTAATGGACTCATGGTTGGTCCCCCCTTTAGTTTGTCGTAAATTTTCTCTCTTTGTGTTAATATTTCTAGCTCAAACGTAAATGTATGACATTTCACCACTATATCCACATTCTAATAAATGAGTGAGCATTCAGTCAACATAAAACGAAAAAATTTCTGATAATTTTATATTCTTACATTTTATAAG
This genomic interval from Lysinibacillus sphaericus contains the following:
- a CDS encoding heterodisulfide reductase-related iron-sulfur binding cluster, encoding MSPLVIANIVLTVVVVLYAVGLFIYLLKTRYKFVQLGKKVEFDESVQERIRYLMVNVFGQNKLLKDPKSGLIHVMFFYGFLMVQLGAIDLIWKGLVPGSHLPLGMFYGVFTFFQELVVLMILVAVVWAFYRRYVEKLVRLKRGWKNGLVLIFIGGLMLSTLLANGMGLIWHGEGLTYTEPVASSIAAIFSFLPTSAAATVFYIAWWAHLLILLTFLIYVPQSKHFHLIVSPINVYMNRLDRTGTLTPIDFEALEEAGENAESEDDIPSIGVGRIQDFTQKQMLDLYSCVECGRCTNMCPATGTGKMLSPMDLIVKLRDHLTFTGAVVTKQKPWVPYQFFANTKGNQLAMAAGAEGAVIEDIYSPSLIGDVITEEEIWACTTCRNCEDQCPVMNEHVDKIIDLRRYLTMTEGKVNSDAQRAMTNIERQGNPWGLNRKEKENWRDLDPTIHIPTVKELKKSGEEMEYLLWVGSMGAFDNRSQKIALAFCRLMNEAGVKFAILGNKEKNSGDTPRRLGNEFLFQELATANIDEFEKNDVKKIVTIDPHAYNIFKNEYQDFGWKGEVYHHTELLNQLIEENRLVLNYEVEETIVFHDSCYLGRYNDVYDAPREILRGIPGVKLVEMERNRETAMCCGAGGGLMWMEEHVGNRINVARTEQALATNASVISSGCPYCLTMLEDGTKAKEVEDTISTFDVAELLERSVFGEKVKTVADNVDELTEEMLEEVVASVDSQEQDKNEELNAEK
- a CDS encoding acyl-CoA dehydrogenase; the protein is MNFQLTEEHEQLREMIRDFALNEVAPTAAERDENEEFDRAIFDKMAELGLTGIPWPEEYGGAGFDYLAYVIAVEELSRVCASTGVTLSAHTSLAGWPLYKFGTEEQKQKYLRPMAEGKHIGAYGLTEPGSGSDAGGMRTYAKRDGDDYILNGSKIFITNGGVADTYIVFAVTDPEAKNGTSAFIVEAGFAGFSVGKKEKKLGIRSSPTTEIIFDNCRVPKENLLGAEGDGFKIAMTTLDGGRNGIAAQAVGIAQGALDAAVEYAKERVQFGKPITANQGVSFKLADMATQIEASRLLTYQAAWLETNNLPYGKASAMAKLMAGDTAMSVTTEAVQVFGGYGYTKDYPVERFMRDAKITQIYEGTQEIQRLVISRMLTK
- a CDS encoding 3-hydroxybutyryl-CoA dehydrogenase, with product MGIQKVMVIGAGQMGSGIAQVCAQAGYDVLLNDIQQSFFERGLSVITKNLTRDVEKGRKTADEKMAILSRIQMSLDLKDASDVDIIIEAAVENMEVKQSIFKQLDTIAPAHAILATNTSSLPITEIAAVTNRPEQVIGMHFMNPVPVMKLVEIIRGLATADEVYKAVEEMTVKLAKTPVEVNDFPGFIANRILLPMINEAIYALYEGVASKEAIDDVMKLGMNHPMGPLTLADFIGLDTCLSIMEILHEGLGDSKYRPCPLLRKYVAAGWLGKKSGRGFYVYE
- a CDS encoding acyl-CoA dehydrogenase translates to MHLQFTDEQLMMRDMVRDFSQEKIAPWVERMEAGEFPRELLTQMGELGLMGITTPEELGGSAMDFTSYIIAINELSKVSAVMGVILSVHTSVGTNPIIYFGNDEQKQRYVPKLAAGEYLGAFCLTEPSAGSDAGSLQSKAVRDGDEYVINGSKVFITNGGEADVYIVFASTNQAAKTRGISAFIVEKGTPGLIIGKDEHKMGLHGSRTVQLTFDNCRIPVANLLGEEGEGFKIAMANLDVGRIGIAAQALGIAEAALEAATAYAKERVQFGKPIAVQQGVGFKLADMATAVEAAKLLVYRAADLRAKGLPCGAEASMAKLFASRTAVQTAIEAVQIFGGYGYTEDYPVERYFRDAKVTEIYEGTSEIQKLVISKYLI
- a CDS encoding TetR/AcrR family transcriptional regulator, with the protein product MTEKNKRPQVQSTVKDENLIAIRREQMIQGAIKLFKEKGFHRATTREIAKAAGFSIGTLYEYIRTKEDVLYLVCDSIYHHAMERLSSYEIKAGTIEELKEMIREYFLQIDSMVDELTIMYQETKSLSKEAQRYVFSKEFEMVATFERLLKRCVQSGELTMTDQQIHLAANNLVVQGQSWAFRKWALHRQHTLDEYIEMQTTLFISGIKGF
- a CDS encoding acetyl-CoA C-acetyltransferase — encoded protein: MNRAVILAGARTAFGKFGGSLSTLSASDLGAIAIKGALEKANIAPDAVGEVILGSVLQGGQGQIPSRQASLKAELPVAVKTETINKVCASGMRAVTLADQLIRLGDEEVMIAGGMESMSNAPYYLQNGRTGLRMGDSTMVDGMLYDGLTCAFNQARPPMGSYGNKAAGEFSLSRQEQDAWAVRSHERAIAAIEQGYFAEEIVPVQIAQRKGDPLVVNTDEAPRPGTTQEVLSKLKPAFEKDGSITAGNAPGVNDGACALVIMNEDRAIREGREPLAVIIGHAELAIEPENFPQTPGLVINSLLKKTGKSLADIDLIEINEAFAAVALISNQLANLDAEKVNVNGGAVALGHPIGASGARIILTLAHELKRRGGGIGIAAICSGGGQGDAIMIEVPKQRGHE